One segment of Anatilimnocola aggregata DNA contains the following:
- a CDS encoding DUF3500 domain-containing protein, which produces MKRFALAIGILITLGAVAWGAFLRVGGTGGEMITAADKWLGTLSAEQKAKAVMSYDAPERVDWHFIPKATRKGLQVKEMNEQQRKAAHSLLQSALSQIGYGKATKIMELEKVLKELEKSKVGGNIRDNERYYFTIFGEPGDTSRWGLSVEGHHTSMNFVVDKGRVISSTPIMFGTNPAIMKEEVAGIAKGTRVLAAEEELAFELLHSLSAEQRKEAVIAEKALAEVREAGKPQPATDAAEGIAASKLNDAQKKLLRSLIDTYANNVPEEVAKERLAAIEKDGFDKVKFAWAGADKLGIGHYYRVQGDSFVIEFVNTQPDAAGNPANHIHCFWRDMRGDFALPIN; this is translated from the coding sequence ATGAAACGTTTCGCATTGGCAATTGGCATCTTGATTACCTTGGGCGCGGTCGCCTGGGGTGCGTTCTTGCGCGTCGGTGGCACGGGCGGTGAAATGATCACCGCAGCTGACAAATGGCTCGGCACGCTGAGCGCCGAACAGAAGGCGAAGGCCGTCATGAGTTACGACGCGCCGGAGCGAGTCGACTGGCACTTCATTCCCAAAGCTACCCGCAAAGGCTTGCAGGTTAAGGAAATGAACGAGCAGCAGCGGAAGGCCGCTCACTCGTTGCTGCAGAGCGCGCTCAGCCAGATTGGCTACGGCAAAGCAACCAAGATCATGGAACTCGAAAAGGTTTTGAAAGAGCTGGAGAAGAGCAAGGTCGGCGGCAACATCCGCGACAACGAACGCTATTACTTCACTATCTTTGGCGAACCAGGCGACACCTCGCGCTGGGGGCTGAGTGTCGAAGGGCACCATACGTCGATGAACTTCGTCGTCGATAAGGGCCGCGTGATTTCGTCGACCCCCATCATGTTCGGCACCAATCCGGCCATCATGAAGGAAGAGGTCGCGGGCATCGCCAAGGGAACGCGCGTGCTGGCTGCCGAAGAGGAACTGGCGTTCGAACTACTCCACTCGCTGTCGGCCGAGCAGCGGAAGGAAGCCGTCATCGCCGAAAAAGCACTGGCCGAAGTGCGCGAAGCGGGCAAGCCCCAACCGGCGACCGATGCTGCCGAGGGGATCGCCGCCAGCAAGTTGAACGACGCCCAGAAAAAACTGCTGCGGTCGCTCATCGATACGTATGCCAACAACGTGCCGGAAGAAGTGGCGAAGGAACGGCTCGCAGCCATCGAGAAAGATGGCTTCGACAAGGTGAAGTTCGCCTGGGCGGGGGCCGACAAATTGGGGATCGGCCATTACTACCGAGTTCAAGGCGATTCGTTCGTGATTGAATTTGTGAATACGCAGCCCGATGCTGCGGGGAACCCGGCCAATCACATCCATTGCTTCTGGCGCGATATGCGTGGCGATTTCGCGCTGCCGATCAACTAG
- a CDS encoding aldo/keto reductase, giving the protein MIKHQLGRTGLAVTSLGYGSMGLRGPRTWGVRVVSDAAADVFLNQVLDAGINFIDTSPDYGQSEARIGRFIGSRRSEYYLATKCGCVYTQQADHLEIDHVWDQDVIKGNLETSLRRLRTDYLDVLQFHGGNATELQSTGLIELLISFREQGLVRFIGASSSLPNLPGLIALGVFDTFQIPYSCLAPQHHDLITAAAATGAGIILRGGIAQGGPDAEVKRPTLDDVWTRAGLDELLPAEISRAELILRYTLAHPHCHTTIVGTCNAEHLAANVAAAERGPLPADLHAEITARVAAALAQLPR; this is encoded by the coding sequence ATGATCAAGCACCAACTCGGCCGTACGGGACTCGCAGTGACCTCATTAGGTTATGGCAGCATGGGGCTGCGCGGTCCGCGGACGTGGGGCGTGCGCGTGGTGAGCGACGCAGCAGCGGACGTTTTTCTGAACCAGGTTCTCGATGCCGGGATTAACTTCATCGACACTTCGCCCGACTATGGCCAGAGCGAAGCGCGGATCGGCCGATTCATCGGCTCACGGCGCAGCGAATACTATCTGGCCACCAAGTGCGGCTGCGTTTACACGCAACAGGCCGACCATTTGGAGATCGACCACGTCTGGGACCAGGACGTGATCAAAGGCAATTTGGAAACCAGTTTGCGGCGATTGCGCACCGACTATCTCGATGTGCTGCAATTCCACGGTGGCAATGCCACAGAGTTGCAGAGTACCGGGCTGATCGAGTTGCTTATCAGCTTTCGCGAGCAGGGACTTGTGCGGTTTATCGGCGCGTCGAGCTCACTTCCCAACCTGCCTGGACTGATTGCCCTCGGCGTGTTCGATACGTTTCAGATTCCCTATTCATGCCTGGCACCTCAGCATCACGACCTGATCACGGCCGCAGCTGCCACCGGCGCTGGCATCATTCTGCGGGGCGGCATCGCTCAGGGTGGGCCCGATGCCGAAGTGAAGCGCCCAACACTTGACGATGTCTGGACTCGGGCTGGGCTTGACGAACTCTTGCCGGCTGAGATAAGCCGGGCTGAATTGATTCTGCGGTATACGCTCGCGCATCCGCACTGCCACACAACCATTGTGGGAACTTGCAATGCCGAGCACCTGGCAGCCAATGTGGCAGCTGCCGAGCGTGGTCCGCTGCCGGCGGATCTGCACGCTGAAATAACTGCGCGAGTTGCCGCCGCGTTGGCCCAGTTGCCTCGCTAG
- a CDS encoding PQQ-dependent sugar dehydrogenase, protein MLFRASFRLMLLLCLLTATLRAAEKTAPTRPAWTKSRIVGAPQAPEPYRLESAFPQLRFERPTSIEQFPGANRLLVTEMGGKVFTIVKGAATKEKDLVVDLKGLLPQELAGKNVSLLDAEFHPQFGENRSLFICYVHPGNGGHTRVSRLTLTGGSTPSVVPGSEQVIITWPSGGHNAGCLEFGKDGFLYIATGDGSGPNPPDGRTTGQDVSDLLGAILRIDIDRQQGDLAYAIPADNPFVNTQTARGEVWAYGLRNPFKIGVDMESGDVFAADNGWESWEMVHRIVRGGNCGWPIMEGRALLRSEVKPGPTPIIPPVKDHPHTEANSVIGGPVYRGAKLPQLAGSFVYGDYITGTIWSVRRESDGSYSHATLCDTDQRIVSFTQGNEGELYVLDYDFTGQIYELLPSDLPDTSATFPRRLSETGLFTSLENLEPAPGVVPYSVQVERWLDGAHAQRWLAIPGDGQVQLSTSKEESPVYPEGTVLVKHLSLPEHKLRLETQLLHFERGVWRPYSYLWNEAGTDAELVDSIGTQRGLKIPSKDAKEGFVERTWRASAVNECKLCHNAESRNVLGFVPHQLTRLVASSGGETELTRLSAMKAVAKAPTNSADDQLRLVDPHDAAQPLDERARSYLHVNCSMCHQPGGNAIVSFFLRKDLPFEKLNTSKGTGIGTFGLRDAKLIVPGDPARSVLMYRMSKLGYARMPYIGSQVVDSRGVALIDAWIRSMPGEAGAGAVAQLLELTSALNGEPAARAAKIDEFVKSTGGALALVARLHGGTVKDDDRAIAVRQGSAAPTDIRGLFDTFIPESQRRPTLGANVDPQTILSKSGDVQRGKLIFYSDGARCRNCHDASDRKLSIGPTIQDINKKYTKLTDLLPHILQPSLKVDEPFAAYTALTDDGRVIGGLLVEQSDRQVVLKTAEKKLVQLPRASIEELRKSEKSLMPDNILSDLTAQEAADLLTYLASLGAAK, encoded by the coding sequence ATGCTCTTCCGTGCTTCGTTTCGACTGATGTTGTTGCTTTGCCTCCTCACAGCGACGCTGCGTGCAGCTGAGAAGACAGCCCCGACCCGTCCGGCTTGGACGAAGTCGCGGATTGTCGGTGCGCCGCAGGCTCCCGAACCATATCGACTGGAGTCGGCGTTCCCCCAGTTGCGGTTCGAGCGGCCGACCAGCATCGAGCAGTTCCCGGGGGCTAATCGACTGCTGGTGACGGAGATGGGGGGGAAGGTCTTTACCATCGTCAAAGGGGCGGCAACTAAAGAGAAGGATCTGGTTGTCGATCTGAAGGGGCTGCTGCCGCAGGAACTGGCTGGCAAGAATGTCTCGCTCCTCGATGCCGAGTTTCATCCGCAGTTTGGCGAGAATCGCTCTCTGTTCATTTGCTATGTCCATCCGGGCAACGGCGGGCATACCCGCGTGTCGCGACTCACGTTGACTGGTGGTTCCACTCCGTCGGTTGTGCCGGGTAGTGAGCAAGTCATCATCACCTGGCCCTCGGGAGGGCATAACGCGGGCTGCTTGGAGTTTGGCAAGGATGGCTTCTTATACATTGCCACCGGCGATGGTTCGGGGCCGAATCCGCCCGACGGTCGCACGACGGGGCAAGATGTTTCCGACTTGCTGGGAGCGATCCTGCGAATCGACATCGATCGCCAGCAGGGTGACCTGGCCTATGCGATTCCCGCCGATAATCCATTCGTGAACACGCAGACCGCGCGGGGAGAGGTTTGGGCTTATGGCCTGCGCAACCCCTTCAAGATTGGCGTCGACATGGAAAGTGGCGATGTCTTCGCCGCGGACAACGGTTGGGAGTCGTGGGAAATGGTGCATCGGATTGTGCGTGGCGGTAACTGCGGCTGGCCGATCATGGAAGGGCGAGCGCTGTTGCGATCGGAGGTCAAGCCAGGTCCGACGCCCATCATTCCACCGGTGAAAGATCATCCGCATACGGAAGCGAACTCGGTGATCGGCGGGCCCGTGTATCGCGGAGCGAAGTTGCCACAGCTGGCCGGATCGTTTGTCTATGGCGACTACATCACCGGCACCATCTGGTCGGTGCGGCGCGAGAGTGACGGTTCGTATTCGCACGCGACGCTGTGCGACACCGACCAACGGATTGTCTCGTTTACGCAGGGGAATGAGGGTGAACTGTATGTGCTCGACTATGACTTCACCGGGCAGATTTACGAACTGCTGCCGTCTGACTTGCCAGATACTTCGGCGACATTTCCGCGGCGGCTGAGCGAAACGGGGCTATTCACTTCCTTAGAAAACCTTGAGCCCGCGCCGGGAGTTGTTCCCTATTCTGTACAAGTCGAACGCTGGTTGGACGGTGCGCATGCGCAGCGCTGGCTTGCCATTCCCGGTGATGGACAAGTGCAACTGTCGACGAGCAAAGAAGAGTCACCCGTTTATCCCGAGGGAACGGTGCTGGTGAAGCACTTGAGTTTGCCCGAGCACAAGCTGCGGCTGGAGACGCAACTGCTGCACTTCGAGCGGGGCGTTTGGCGGCCCTACAGCTATTTGTGGAATGAGGCCGGTACCGACGCGGAACTTGTCGACTCGATTGGAACTCAGCGAGGTCTCAAGATTCCCAGTAAGGATGCGAAGGAGGGGTTCGTCGAGCGGACGTGGCGCGCGAGCGCGGTGAACGAGTGCAAGCTTTGCCACAACGCAGAGTCGCGCAACGTGCTGGGCTTCGTTCCCCATCAATTGACTCGCTTGGTGGCAAGCTCTGGCGGAGAGACGGAACTTACGAGACTCAGTGCCATGAAGGCAGTTGCAAAAGCGCCGACGAACTCGGCCGACGATCAACTTCGGCTGGTTGATCCGCACGATGCGGCGCAGCCGCTCGACGAGCGGGCTAGATCGTACCTGCACGTGAACTGCAGCATGTGTCATCAGCCCGGCGGCAATGCGATTGTGTCGTTCTTTCTCCGCAAAGATCTGCCATTCGAAAAACTCAATACCAGCAAGGGAACGGGCATCGGCACGTTCGGCCTGCGCGATGCCAAGCTGATTGTGCCGGGCGATCCCGCCCGCAGCGTACTGATGTATCGCATGTCGAAATTGGGTTACGCGCGAATGCCGTACATTGGTTCGCAAGTCGTCGATAGCCGTGGCGTCGCGCTGATTGATGCCTGGATTCGTTCCATGCCGGGCGAAGCTGGTGCTGGAGCAGTTGCGCAGTTGTTGGAATTAACGTCCGCACTTAACGGAGAACCTGCTGCACGAGCAGCGAAGATCGATGAATTCGTCAAATCGACCGGTGGAGCGTTGGCGCTGGTGGCTCGCCTGCATGGCGGCACTGTCAAGGATGATGATCGTGCGATTGCAGTGCGGCAAGGGAGCGCGGCACCTACTGACATTCGCGGGCTGTTCGACACCTTCATTCCTGAGTCGCAGCGCCGCCCGACGTTGGGGGCCAATGTCGATCCGCAAACGATCCTGAGCAAGTCAGGCGATGTGCAACGCGGCAAATTGATCTTTTACAGCGACGGTGCCCGCTGCCGCAACTGTCATGATGCCAGCGACCGTAAGTTGTCGATTGGGCCGACGATTCAGGACATCAACAAGAAGTACACGAAGCTCACCGACCTCTTACCACACATCTTGCAACCCTCGCTGAAAGTCGACGAACCGTTCGCTGCTTACACCGCGCTCACTGACGATGGACGCGTGATCGGTGGGCTCCTCGTCGAACAGTCCGATCGCCAGGTAGTGCTGAAGACTGCCGAGAAAAAACTCGTACAACTTCCGCGGGCCAGCATCGAAGAACTGCGCAAGAGCGAGAAGTCGCTCATGCCCGATAACATCCTGAGCGACCTCACTGCCCAAGAAGCGGCTGACCTGCTGACGTACCTTGCTTCACTCGGCGCAGCCAAATAA
- a CDS encoding PKD domain-containing protein: MIRLLPVAIVVLLFHSTAQSQIAIPEPTLQPPFQTIDLNVGDSQEVMLAGKKVLVKLRDLREQSDSLRNAVRRAEVDVEVAGQTFTLVSANYRLPMKIGDVQIDCPITRGYTLNSTRSSAGHAPWGLVKDARLRLWPADSPWLNPGTFDYPARQAWFASATQMANEPTYVDGGENPGKGNVYYHYGLDIGGAEGLVDVVAATDGLVVSVGKEVLPGYSGTPVAPRYDVVYLLDSRGWFYRYSHLHTIAAGLKPGEQVKRGQPLGLLGKEGGSGGWSHLHFDISGRQPSGQWGIIDGYAFLWEANLRERKPQLIAVARPHHFVSVNEKVQLDGSRSWTAAGPIAKYHWKCTDGQQAEGPLLERTYARPGVYSEILQITDREGRVDYDFAIVNVIDREHPEQLPPSIHAAYAPTEGIRAGDAVKFLVRTFRTTDGEETWNFDDGSPTVVVHSDGNVVQLAKDGYVPTVHRFEKPGTYLVQVSRTNRRGFTATARLKVQVKKKPNSRSPLNAKPCR; the protein is encoded by the coding sequence ATGATAAGGTTGTTGCCAGTCGCCATTGTAGTCCTGCTGTTCCACTCCACTGCGCAATCGCAAATAGCGATTCCTGAACCGACACTCCAACCGCCGTTCCAGACGATTGACCTCAACGTCGGTGACTCGCAGGAAGTAATGCTTGCCGGCAAAAAGGTCTTGGTGAAGCTACGCGACCTGCGCGAGCAAAGCGATTCCCTCCGCAACGCCGTTCGTCGCGCAGAAGTCGACGTCGAGGTGGCGGGACAGACATTCACCCTCGTCTCCGCGAATTACCGGTTGCCGATGAAGATCGGCGACGTGCAGATCGATTGCCCCATCACGCGCGGCTACACACTCAACTCCACTCGGTCCTCAGCAGGTCACGCCCCCTGGGGCCTCGTGAAGGATGCCCGCCTGCGGCTCTGGCCGGCGGATTCGCCGTGGCTCAATCCGGGAACCTTTGATTACCCCGCAAGGCAAGCTTGGTTCGCGAGCGCAACGCAAATGGCGAACGAGCCAACCTATGTCGATGGCGGGGAAAATCCCGGCAAGGGGAATGTCTACTACCACTACGGCCTCGACATCGGCGGCGCCGAGGGCCTGGTAGATGTCGTCGCGGCCACCGACGGGCTCGTGGTTTCCGTGGGCAAGGAAGTGCTGCCCGGCTACTCGGGAACTCCCGTCGCTCCGCGTTACGACGTCGTCTATCTGCTCGATAGCCGCGGCTGGTTCTATCGCTATAGCCACCTCCACACGATTGCGGCCGGGCTGAAACCCGGCGAGCAGGTAAAACGCGGGCAACCCCTGGGGCTGTTGGGCAAAGAAGGAGGCAGTGGCGGCTGGTCGCACTTGCACTTCGATATCAGCGGGCGGCAACCGTCGGGTCAGTGGGGCATTATCGATGGCTACGCATTCCTCTGGGAGGCGAATCTGCGTGAGCGGAAACCACAACTAATTGCGGTGGCGCGACCTCATCATTTCGTTTCGGTAAACGAAAAAGTACAACTCGATGGTAGTCGTTCCTGGACTGCGGCAGGCCCGATCGCGAAATACCACTGGAAATGCACCGATGGTCAGCAGGCCGAAGGACCGCTACTCGAACGGACCTATGCCCGTCCGGGCGTTTACAGTGAGATCCTGCAGATTACCGATCGCGAGGGGCGTGTCGATTACGATTTTGCGATTGTCAATGTCATCGACCGTGAACATCCCGAGCAACTGCCGCCGTCTATTCACGCGGCGTACGCACCGACCGAAGGAATTCGCGCCGGCGATGCCGTGAAGTTTCTGGTTCGCACCTTTCGCACGACCGACGGAGAAGAAACCTGGAACTTTGACGACGGGAGTCCAACTGTTGTAGTGCACAGCGATGGTAATGTCGTGCAGTTGGCAAAAGACGGATATGTTCCGACGGTGCACCGCTTCGAGAAACCGGGAACCTACCTGGTGCAGGTTTCTCGGACCAATCGACGCGGCTTCACCGCGACTGCGCGACTGAAAGTACAGGTAAAAAAGAAACCGAATTCCCGCAGCCCGCTGAATGCTAAACCTTGCAGATGA
- a CDS encoding DUF1501 domain-containing protein, translated as MWSEPLVNLTRRQMLQRSTLGFGAAALAGLLCDDGLSAKEPATTERRATARRVVFIFLGGGPGQNDTFDPKPELTRLHGQNVPESIASDVPQIARAPLHNLLASPWKFQRAGQSGLEISELFPHVAGCADDLCVIRSCRHDSPIHAPAEYLSITGSLLGDRPSLGAWLTYGLGSENQNLPGFLVFKTGETVRPPTTAAGFLPTRYQGIFVDSEQGISHLQRPTHVSEQQRRAELDFLQRLNARHLAEFSDRSELEARIASYELGFRMQTAAPEAFDISHETVETENLYGLHDAETKEYARILLTTRRLIERGVRFIQIRSGGWDAHSDLLGNHSKKCQATDRPIAGFLQDLKRRGLLEQTLVIWGGEFGRTPTAQPGAGKPGRDHSPSGYSMWLAGGGVRGGQVIGATDSVGYAAVERPVSPHDLHATILHALGLDQHRLYYERNNRRELVTVNGGEVVHEVFAS; from the coding sequence ATGTGGAGTGAACCCTTGGTGAATCTCACCCGCCGACAAATGTTGCAACGATCAACGCTGGGATTCGGCGCTGCCGCGCTGGCCGGGTTGCTGTGCGACGATGGCCTGTCGGCCAAGGAGCCAGCGACGACGGAACGCCGCGCAACGGCCCGACGGGTTGTCTTTATTTTTCTGGGTGGCGGGCCGGGGCAGAATGATACCTTCGACCCCAAGCCGGAGTTGACCCGTTTGCATGGTCAGAATGTGCCGGAATCGATCGCCAGTGATGTTCCTCAGATTGCTCGCGCGCCTCTGCACAACTTGCTCGCCAGCCCTTGGAAGTTTCAGCGCGCAGGACAAAGCGGGCTAGAGATATCCGAACTCTTTCCGCACGTAGCCGGATGTGCCGATGACCTGTGCGTCATTCGAAGTTGCCGCCACGACTCACCCATTCACGCACCCGCAGAATACTTGTCGATAACCGGATCATTACTCGGAGACCGCCCGAGCCTGGGAGCCTGGTTGACGTATGGCCTGGGGAGTGAGAATCAGAATCTCCCCGGCTTTCTCGTTTTCAAGACCGGCGAGACCGTGCGCCCGCCGACGACCGCCGCAGGATTTCTTCCCACCCGTTATCAAGGGATTTTCGTCGATAGCGAGCAAGGGATTTCGCATCTGCAGCGACCGACGCACGTCTCGGAGCAACAACGCCGCGCCGAGCTCGATTTCCTGCAGCGGCTCAATGCCCGGCATCTCGCCGAGTTCAGCGATCGATCGGAGTTGGAAGCCAGGATTGCCTCGTATGAGTTGGGGTTCCGGATGCAAACAGCGGCTCCGGAGGCTTTCGATATCAGCCATGAGACGGTCGAGACCGAGAATCTCTACGGGCTGCACGATGCCGAGACCAAAGAGTATGCACGAATTCTCCTGACTACGCGCCGGCTGATCGAACGGGGTGTGCGGTTCATTCAAATTCGGAGCGGAGGCTGGGATGCCCATAGCGATTTGCTGGGGAATCACTCCAAGAAGTGCCAGGCGACGGATCGGCCGATCGCCGGATTCCTGCAGGATCTCAAGCGCCGCGGCCTGCTGGAGCAAACGCTGGTCATTTGGGGAGGCGAGTTCGGACGCACTCCCACCGCCCAGCCCGGCGCCGGCAAGCCAGGTCGCGATCATTCTCCCTCGGGCTACTCAATGTGGCTGGCCGGAGGGGGCGTCCGCGGCGGCCAGGTGATTGGCGCGACCGATTCTGTGGGTTACGCGGCAGTGGAGCGGCCGGTCTCGCCCCATGATCTGCACGCGACGATTCTGCATGCTTTGGGACTGGATCAGCATCGCCTCTATTACGAACGCAACAACCGCCGCGAACTGGTTACCGTGAATGGCGGCGAAGTAGTACACGAAGTCTTTGCGTCTTGA
- a CDS encoding PSD1 and planctomycete cytochrome C domain-containing protein produces MSTRPINMIWMCLVAAISWLQPAAAVERTAVDFGRDVLPILRERCFRCHEGHQPRAGVRLDLRSELLGENGNEPLVVPKKSAESRLLRAVLGSDPDRRMPPEGPRLKPAEIAILARWIDTGLPWDTNLLPERIAAQQHWSFQAVRRPSVPDTSGNWICSPVDAFVMQKHQEQGLAPALEAPRRVLVRRLFLDLCGLPPTWEDGEAFAADQSPDAVERLIDRLLADPRYGEHQARLWLDLARWAESEGFESNHPRPFAWRYRDYVVRSFNRDQPFAEFIVQQIAGDELPEYSDENLIATGFLAATRISSNEEDKALQRNDVAVDIVNAVSNGLLGLTLHCAQCHDHKFDPLTARDYYGLHSFFVRGLPLNIELQSREVQADYDRVGPAELAPAVALQRTLFEQGKAALFAEIREQLSPENRRVYDLPADQRTPAEELRARKISLKFQKSNGEIEKRISPANRKLYDELKKRTNELTAATPPIPQTFAYYSPVTSPHRLQVLPSLGFYPLSYDPVELASLKTYILNRGEVHQLGNEVQPSFPEVLRRTSTNSPRNRLELARWLTQPDQPLVPRVWVNRIWQQHLGRGLVATADDFGLRGARPSHPELLDWLAAEFLAGGGSTKQIQRMIVSSATYQQRALASADSAHRDSDNRWLTRHVPRRLTAEMIRDAWLATSGELNPRVLGPSVPIDQREESTRRSLYLSQRRGQAPDVQRLFDGPQECAASVARRDVSTSPLQSLFLLNSPFAVRQSNVLAARLSKGANDRTELIHRAFRHILLREPSAEELSAAQELWPVLIPGKPAADVSQIPASVCQALLNLNEFIYVE; encoded by the coding sequence TTGTCTACGCGACCAATCAACATGATTTGGATGTGCTTGGTTGCGGCCATCAGTTGGCTGCAACCAGCAGCGGCCGTTGAGCGAACAGCCGTTGATTTCGGCAGGGATGTGTTGCCGATCCTGCGCGAACGCTGCTTTCGTTGCCACGAAGGCCATCAGCCTCGCGCCGGAGTGCGACTTGATTTGCGGTCGGAGTTGCTCGGGGAGAACGGCAACGAACCACTTGTGGTTCCCAAGAAGAGCGCTGAAAGCCGTTTGTTGAGGGCCGTTCTCGGATCCGACCCAGACCGTCGAATGCCACCGGAAGGTCCCAGACTCAAGCCCGCTGAAATCGCTATCCTCGCCCGTTGGATCGATACGGGACTCCCCTGGGATACGAATCTTCTGCCGGAGAGAATCGCCGCCCAGCAACATTGGTCGTTTCAAGCAGTGCGGCGGCCCAGTGTTCCCGACACCAGCGGCAACTGGATTTGCTCACCGGTCGATGCGTTTGTCATGCAGAAACATCAGGAGCAAGGACTTGCTCCCGCGCTTGAGGCGCCGCGGCGGGTACTAGTTCGACGTTTGTTTCTCGATCTCTGCGGTCTCCCTCCGACTTGGGAAGACGGGGAAGCGTTCGCGGCGGATCAAAGTCCCGATGCGGTGGAGCGACTCATCGATCGCTTGCTGGCCGATCCCCGTTATGGCGAACATCAGGCCCGCCTCTGGCTCGACCTGGCCCGCTGGGCGGAATCGGAGGGTTTTGAGAGCAATCACCCACGGCCGTTCGCCTGGCGGTATCGCGATTACGTGGTTCGCTCATTCAATCGCGATCAGCCCTTTGCGGAGTTCATCGTGCAACAAATTGCCGGCGATGAACTGCCGGAGTACTCCGACGAAAATCTGATCGCCACCGGTTTCCTCGCTGCCACACGCATTAGCAGCAACGAAGAAGACAAGGCGCTGCAGCGGAACGACGTCGCCGTCGACATCGTAAATGCTGTTAGCAACGGATTGCTCGGGCTGACGCTTCACTGTGCCCAATGCCACGATCACAAGTTTGATCCCCTCACCGCCCGCGATTATTACGGCCTGCACTCGTTTTTTGTCCGGGGCCTGCCGCTGAATATCGAGTTGCAGTCGCGGGAGGTCCAGGCCGATTACGATCGTGTCGGTCCAGCGGAGTTAGCGCCGGCCGTCGCGCTGCAACGGACGCTCTTCGAACAAGGGAAGGCTGCACTCTTCGCCGAAATTCGTGAGCAACTATCGCCTGAGAATCGGCGAGTTTACGATTTGCCTGCCGATCAACGAACGCCGGCCGAAGAGTTGCGGGCCCGCAAGATCAGTCTGAAGTTCCAGAAGTCGAACGGCGAAATTGAAAAGCGAATCTCGCCGGCCAATCGCAAGTTGTACGACGAGCTGAAGAAGCGGACGAACGAACTCACCGCCGCGACGCCGCCCATTCCCCAGACCTTTGCCTATTACTCTCCCGTTACGAGTCCGCATCGCCTGCAGGTGCTTCCCAGTTTGGGCTTCTATCCACTTTCGTATGACCCGGTCGAACTGGCGTCACTAAAGACTTATATCCTCAATCGGGGTGAGGTGCATCAACTGGGCAACGAAGTGCAGCCAAGCTTTCCTGAGGTCTTGCGCCGCACGTCAACGAATTCGCCGCGGAACCGTTTGGAACTCGCGCGATGGTTAACGCAGCCCGACCAACCGCTAGTGCCGCGAGTTTGGGTCAATCGAATTTGGCAACAACACCTCGGGCGAGGACTTGTCGCGACAGCCGACGACTTCGGTCTGCGCGGAGCCCGACCGTCGCATCCGGAATTGCTCGATTGGCTGGCGGCGGAGTTCCTGGCTGGCGGTGGCAGCACAAAACAGATTCAGCGGATGATCGTGAGTTCAGCCACTTACCAGCAGAGAGCGCTCGCGTCTGCCGACTCGGCGCATCGCGATTCCGACAACCGCTGGCTGACCCGGCATGTCCCCCGGCGGCTGACCGCGGAGATGATTCGCGATGCCTGGTTGGCGACCTCGGGTGAACTCAATCCCCGCGTGTTGGGACCCAGCGTTCCGATTGATCAACGCGAGGAATCGACACGCCGCAGTTTGTACCTGTCTCAACGGCGCGGGCAGGCCCCTGATGTGCAGCGACTCTTCGACGGCCCGCAGGAATGCGCAGCCAGCGTGGCGAGGCGAGACGTGTCGACTTCGCCGCTGCAGTCACTGTTCTTGCTCAACAGCCCGTTCGCGGTCCGTCAGAGCAACGTACTGGCCGCACGGCTGTCGAAAGGAGCCAACGATCGGACGGAATTGATTCACCGTGCATTTCGCCATATCCTCCTGCGCGAACCTTCCGCTGAAGAACTGTCGGCTGCTCAAGAGTTGTGGCCGGTTCTTATCCCTGGTAAACCGGCGGCCGATGTTTCGCAAATCCCGGCGAGCGTTTGCCAGGCACTCCTCAATTTGAATGAGTTCATTTATGTGGAGTGA